Below is a genomic region from Echinicola rosea.
TTATCAAAAGGTTTATGAAGGAAAAGATCTTTTTGAATCACCTTTTACGGTGGTTCTTCGGCTTCTTCCCCATGAGCAAGCGATGAAGTAAGTTTTTATGCCATTTATCCACATAAGTATTTTTTATTTTATACAGATGCCCTAAATTTTGGGATGGATGCACAAAAATATGCCCTTGTTCTGATTTTATCCTTCTTCAGTTTACTCTTACATAGCTGTGAAAATGCTGCCACCAGCGTAGAAGGTCCCAATATAATTTTAATTTACGCTGACGATCTGGGCAAGGGGATGCTCAGCCATGAAGGTCAAAAGCACCTCACCACGCCAAACATCGATCGCTTGGCTGCAGAAGGAATGCGGTTTACCCATGCGACAGGGAGCATGTTGTGTGCCCCAGCCCGGGCGTCCTTGATCACGGGCCTGCACGATTGCCATGCACCTGGATTTCCGATTACCAATGGACAAATGTACAAGCATATCGGGGATAGTGCCCATACCCTCCAGCAAGTAGAAGAGATGATCAATACCGTGCTAGATCCTATTCCGGATGCTCAGGTGTTTTTGGGACAAGTGGCACAGGAAGCAGGATACGTCACAGGGCAATTTGGTAAATTGGAGTGGGGATTTTCAGCATCTGACTATCAAATGAAGCGTCATGGATGGAACCAGTATTTTGGTTATCTCGACCATAATCGGGCGCACGGTTTTTATCCACCATATCTTTTCGAGAATGGCCAGCTAGTGAACATTCCGGGAAATACGCGTGAAGATTGCGGGAAGACCATCGAGCGTGAGACGCAAAAAGCCTTTGAAGACCGATGGGATATGACGGGCAAAGCCGTTTATTCACAGGATTTGTTTATGGATATGGTGCTCACGTTTATCCGGGACCATAAAAATCAGCCTTTCTTTCTCTATTTTCCTACCCAGCTACCCCATGGACCAGTGGCCGTTCCGTCCGTTCATCCTGAAGTAGCCGCATCCACAGCACTCACCCAAATAGAAAAAGAATATGCTTCTATGGTGAAAATGCTGGACGATAATATTGGCCAAATTTTGGAGGAACTGGACCGGCTGCAGATCGCCGAAAACACGTTGGTCATCTTCACTGCGGATAATGGCCATGAAATTTATTATACCCAAGAGGGCAGGGTCCTGAAACCTTACACCAATATGCAAACGGGTGAGCGATTTGACAATTTGGAAGACAAATATTACAGTGATCTTGCAGGAGATATCTTTAATGGAAATAATGGCCGTGCGGGCATGAAGCGGAGTAATCTACAAGGTGGCCTCGAAGTACCCCTTGTGGTGAGATGGCCCGGCAAAATTACAGCGGGCAGCACTTCTGACCTTTTGGTGACCAATTACGACTGGCTGCCAACTGTAGCGGAGATCGTAGGCTTTCAGGGGGATTTGGCTACTGACGGGGTCAGCTTCTTACCTGAAATGATTGATAAAGGACAAACCCAAGAGCACGATTTTATTGTTCATTCCTCATTTGAAGGGCCTACTTTGATTGCCAAAGATGGCTGGAAATTGCGGTATTTTATCCAAAAAGATGTCTTCGAGCTGTATTACCTTCCTGATGACTATAGAGAAGCAGAAGATCTTTCGGCCAAGTATCCGCAAAAACGTAAAGAGATGAAGGCATTGTTACTTGAATCCTGCGATGGAAATTTTGAAAATGGATGGTACAGGCCTGCTGTCAATCAGTTGGACGTGGCCTCTAAGTGGAGGAGTATGCATTAGCCAGGGACTGATAACAGCTATCCTGTACCAAGAATGTTCATGCTTCGAAATTGTAAATATGATTCTCCTGAGCGAACGAACGATTGCAAACATTTTTTCTTTCTTCGATAATCCTTCTACCTTTGCAGCAAGAATAGATCGAGTTAGGGGTGCCCAAAATTTACGGGCTGAGATCATACCCATATTACCTGATCCGGGTAGTGCCGGCGAAGGGAAATGCGATTTCCATAACACATGGAACTTTGGGTAAACAATGAATGGAGCTGTCACCCCTGGATTGCTCCGATGTTTAACCAGCTTAATTAATTTTCAATATGAAACGTTTATTGCTGACTGCAGCATTGCTGCTGACAGGGATGTGTGCCATGGCACAACATCACATCACCGGTACTGTAAAGGATGCCGAAACCGGTGAAGCACTTATCGGTGCCAATGTAATCTTAGAGGGCACTGGTCGGGGAAGTACCGCGGACATGGATGGTGCTTTCATGATCAAAAATGTCCCTAGCGGGCAATACCAGCTTAAGGTGTCTTTTGTTGGATATGAGGCAAGTATTCAGCCTGTAGATGCTCCAAGCACAAAATTAGAGGTCCTGTTGGAGCGTAATTCTCTGCTGACAGAAGAATTTATCGTTTCTGCTACCAGGGCTTCTGAAACCACGCCCACGACCTTCTCTACCGTAAGCAAGGAGGACCTTGCCAAAAACAACCTCGGTCAGGACATGCCCATGTTGCTGAATTACACGCCATCTGTGGTGACCAATTCAGATGCCGGAGCAGGTATCGGCTACACAGGCCTGCGGATCAGGGGATCCGACCAGACAAGGATCAATGTTACGGTAAATGGAATCCCGATGAATGATGCCGAATCCCATGGCGTTTTCTGGGTAAATATGCCTGATTTTGCCAGCTCAGTGGACAATATCCAGATCCAACGTGGTGTGGGCACGTCCACCAATGGTGCGGCTACTTTTGGCGCCAGCATGAACATCCAGACGGATACCAAAAAGGAAGAAGCGTATGGTGAGGTGGCTTCCTCGTTTGGGTCTTTTAATTCCCAAAAATATACCGTCCAAGTTGGTTCAGGACTTCTGAATGATCGCTGGGCTGTGGATGCCCGCCTTTCCCAGATCAAATCTGACGGCTATGTGGACAGGGCTACATCTGACCTGAAATCCTATTTCCTATCTGGCGGCTATTACGGTGATGACCACGTCTTCAAAGTCAATGTCTTCTCTGGCAAAGAAAAAACCTATCAGGCATGGTATGGACTTCCAGAAGATAAATTGGAGACCGACAGGACATTTAATTATTACACCTATGACAATGAGACCGATAATTACCAGCAAGACCATTACCAATTTATCTATACTGGGAAATACGGCCAAAACTGGAAGACTCATGCAGCCTTGCATTATACGTATGGCCGAGGATATTATGAACAATACCGCGCGGAGGACGACTTTGCAAGTTATGGCCTGGATCCAGTGGTGATCGGTGATGAAACGATCGAGCGTACGGACATTATCCGAAGGAGATGGCTGGACAATGACTTCTTTGGAGGGGTATTTTCCGTAAATTATGTCTCCGATGACGGTCGCTGGGACCTTATCCTTGGTGGTGGTGCCAACCGCTATGATGGTGATCACTTTGGCGAGATCATCTGGGCACGGGTCGCTGGGGATACCGATATCCGAGATCGTTATTATGATAATAATGCTGTAAAAGATGATCGTAATATCTATGCAAAGGGCACTTACGAAGTCGCAGACCGGTTATACTTATTTGGTGACCTGCAGTTTAGGCAGATTGATTACCGCTTTGAGGGCGTCAATGACGACCAGCGAGTGGTAGACGGAGCGCAGCATTACAATTTCTTCAATCCAAAATTCGGCATCAGCTATGAAAGTGGAAAAGGTGAAACCTGGTATGCCTCCTATGCAGTGGCCAATCGGGAACCTGTCAGAAGTGATTTTACAGACAATCCGATTACTGAAATCCCACGCCCTGAGCGGCTTCATAACGTAGAAGCAGGAATCCGCGCACAAAAAGGCAACTTTAGCTACAATGCCAATTTCTACTACATGGGCTATAAGGACCAACTGATCCTGACCGGACAGATCAATGATGTCGGTGCTTACATTCGGGAAAATGTGGATAATTCCTACCGCGCAGGGATCGAACTGGATGGAGCCGTGAAGCTATCCCCCAAGTGGACCCTTGGCGGAAACATTGCCTTTAGCAGCAATAAGATCGATGCCTTTACAGAATATGTGGATGACTATTCCAGCGAGGTATTCCAACAGGAGGAATTTACCTATGAAAATACAGATATCGCCTTTTCACCCAATATCGTAGGGTCAGCCATGGTGGATTTTCAGCCGATCAAGGACATGGAGGTTAGCTGGATGGCCAAATTCGTGGATGACCAGTACTTGGACAACACCCAGAATGATGGACGGAAGTTGGATGCCTTCTTTACCAATGACATCCGTTTTGCCTATACACTTCGTCCAAGGTTTTTAAAGGCCCTGGAGTTTAATGTGAAAGTGAACAATGTATTTGATGTCATGTACGAGCCAAATGGATATACCTTTAGCTATTTTGTTCAGGGAGAAGCAAATAGGGAGGTGGTGACCGAAAATTATTATTACCCTATGGCCGGAACCAATTTTATGGCAGGGGTAAATGTAAAATTTTAACCCGTTTTATCAATGTCGTTTAGTTAAGGGGATTTCCCAATACGAATCGTTCATTAAGAAAATTATGGTTTTAATTCTTGGCCTATTTAAACCTGTATAAAATGGATCCGCCTTGCAGCTATTGGGCGTTAAGAAATTAAAAAGCGGGCGGGCAAGAAGGCAGGCTTGTTTGACGAAATACTCGCCAAAAAGAATGTTGGCTGCTAGAAAAGGTTTACCTGGCTTTAGACAGGAGGAGTTTGCCTGCATGAGGGAAGGTTTTAATTTTAGGCCAATAGCTGCACACCTGTGCGCCGTGGCGTAGCGGCGGTTTTTTTTGGTTACTTTGTGTGTCCTGAAGTTCGGGAAACCGGACATGCTATCCAACTGATGTCGAATAGGGCGTTACAACCCTTGGCACGACGGCTGGGACTGGATCAGGCAGACCAGTCAAATTCCCCTGATGGTGCTGCGCTTTCAAGGCTGTGGTACTGAGCGATCAGAAGGAATACGTTTCGAAAAGCTGAACGAAAGTGAACCGTTCGATGAAGTGTCGTGAAAAATACTTCCTGTCAAAACCGGGGGCTAGAGTAACTTCCGGGACAAAATAGGCAGCGCAGACTGAGAGTTGGCCTATTGGCAGGCGGCATTAAGGCTGCAGGAGTTCGAAACAGGCGGTTGGATGGAACAGGAGAACCATCCCCTTTGATAGGGATGGGGCGGATCAGTCCGTAGTAGTGTTGAAAGCTCTGGAAACGGAGAAAGAGCGAAGGGACTGAGGCAATCGGTTTTGAATGGTTCCACAACCTAAAAATTAGGGAAGATGGAGTTGTTTGAAACAAAATCTGGAACATCAGATTTGATTGCCAAGAGCCGTATGACGGGAGACTGTCACGTACGGTTCTGAGAGAGGCTTGGGCATAGTGCCCAGGCCTACTCGACTTTGACCTGAAGCAAAAAAGTGACAAAGGTAAAGAGGTGAAGACCATCTTGGAATTTAGCAGAAAAACAATAGAACCAATATTTCCAAATTCACACTAACTAAACGACATTGCCCATTTTATGCATGAGGAATCGCCATACCTGTGCTCTAAGGCTTCGCTGGTCTAATTGTATATTCTGGGGCATAGCCCATATCGATGGCACGTAGGTGAATGTTGATTAGAAGAGATAAACACTAATAATATCTGTGAATGTCATCTAATCTTAGTTCTCTGCGTGCCATTGGTTTATCGGAAAATGAGTGCATTTTTATACTCACTTCCAAGATGAACTGTTGATCCTCGAAAAGGCAACGTGCAGTGCATTGTGATGGATACAGGCAACATGCTGATTGTTGTGCGATGTCGTTTCTCTTTTGCTAAGTACACTTTACGCTCCGGCACAATGGCTGGCAAGCAAGATCACCATTCCAAAAAATCCCTTACCATTTGCATTGTAGTCGCCTCTTGTTCAAACATCCCCATATGACCAGCATCGGGAAGTTCATGGTAGATATCCACATACACCTGATGTTTTCTGCTGTCGTCTATTTTTACTGCGCCGTCAAGAACTCCGGCAATCATTAGCTTTTTGCCACTAAAATCACGGAGCACATCCATCCTGTCTTTCCTGTCCCGCATAGCTTTGGTAAAGGACACCAATCCTTCATAGGTGGTTTTGCGGGCGATTTGAACGACTTTCTGGATGGTAGCTTTCATGGATTCACGGTGCGCTTGTGTAAACAGTGGAGGGACAAAGGAGTCCACGAAAACGTTGACACCATGTTTTTTTACGAAAGTAAGGGTGCGGTTTCGGACACCGATTTTTTCCTCATCATCTGCAAAGGCCGTGGAGTGAAAAAGCCCCAATCCTCCAAGTTCATCGCCCATTAATTCCGCCAAGGCCAAGGCTGCATAGCCGCCAAGGGAATGTCCTATAACCACTGGTTTTTCCAATGCCAGGTCATGGATCCAGTCTTGCAGCATTTCTGCCGCTTGCTCCAAGGAGATCGTTTCATCATACCAGCGGGAATCACCAAAACCGGGTAGATCAGGACATAATACCCGGTATTCACCGGAAAATGCCTCAATGAATTTTCCCCACATCTCCTTCGTCTCACAAAACCCATGGACAAAAATCACGGGCTTTCCATGTCCTTGGTCGGTATATTCGATAGTAGCGGTCATAAAAATGAAGTTAAGAATAAAGTGGGTAATTGCCAATGGAAAGGTGCAGTGCTACAGGCCCGGCGTAGATAACATGTCATAGGGCTGCTGATATCTGCTAAGCCCCCACCATTTTAGTCACATGAAAATGCTATCAATAATTCGCAGAAACGGCTGCCGCCATTTTTTTTACAGCTGCTACGATGCCATCTGGATCCATACCACATTCCTTGTGCAGTTCCAGCTGGGTGCCATGTTCGATTACCTCATCAGGGATTCCCAGTCGCTTGATTTGTGCTTGGTAATCATGGTCCATCATCCATTCCAGTATAGCACTTCCAAAGCCTCCCATCAGACAGCCGTCTTCGATGGTAACCACTTTCTTGAATTTGCCAAATACTTCATGAAGCAGTTCTTCATCCAAAGGCTTGACAAACCTCATGTCATAGTGAGCAGGATTGAGCCCTTCCTTGGTCAGTTTATCACATGCTTCCACTGCGTAATTTCCAATATGGCCTATAGAAAGGATGGCCACATCTTCACCTTCTTTGACGATTCGTCCCTGCCCGGTAGCCACCTCTCTCATCGGCTTCCTCCAGTCAGGCATGACCCCTTGGCCACGTGGGTAACGGATCGAATAGGGCCCTTCATAAACAGAGGCCGAATACATCATGTTTCTGAGTTCCTCTTCGTTCATAGGAGCTGCAACGACCAAGTTCGGAATACACCTGAAATAGGCCAAATCATAGGCGCCATGATGCGTAGGACCATCAGCACCGGCAAAACCTGCCCTGTCCAGGCAAAAAACAACTGGTAAGTTCTGCAAGCAGACATCATGCACCACTTGGTCATAGGCGCGCTGCATAAAGGTGCTGTAGATATTGCAGAAAGGTTTCATGCCCTGCGTCGCGAGACCTGCCGAGAAAGTCACGGCGTGTTGCTCGGCGATGCCCACATCAAAAGCCCTGTCTGGCATGGCTTTCATCATGATGTTCATGGATGACCCTGAAGGCATAGCAGGCGTGACACCCATGATGTTTTCGTTTTCTTCTGCCAGTTCTACGATGGTATGTCCAAAGACATCTTGGTATTTGGGTGGCTGTGGGGTATCATATACTTTCTTGGCAATCTCTCCGGTGATTTTATCGAATTTCCCTGGAGCATGCCATTTGGTTTGATCTTTTTCAGCCAAGTCATAGCCTTTACCTTTTACGGTGAGGCAATGCAAAATCTTGGGACCAGGAATTTTCTTGAGGTCATGCATCACTTCTACCAAGTGATTGACATCATGGCCATCCACTGGGCCAAAATAGCGCAGGTTAAGGGATTCGAACAAGTTACTTTGGTTCAAAAGGGCAGATTTAACAGCTCCCTCTACTTTGGATATGACCTCTTGGGCACTGGATCCGAATTTGCTGAACTTGCCCAATATCCGCCAGAGATCATCTTTGAACCTATTATAAGTTTGGGAGGTAGTGATGTCTGTCAGGTAATCCCGGAGGGCACCCACATTGGGGTCGATGGACATGCAATTGTCATTGAGAACAATGATCATATTGGTATCCGAGACGCCGGCATGGTTCATGGCTTCAAAAGCCATTCCACCGGTCATGGATCCATCGCCGATGACTGCTACATGCTGCTTGAGCCCATCGCCTTTGTATTTTGAGGCCATGGCCATTCCCAAGGCTGCAGAGATGGAGGTGCTTGAATGGCCCACTCCGAAAGCATCGTATTCGCTTTCCTTTCTCTTTGGAAAACCTGAAATTCCTTTGTAAAGCCTATTGGTATAGAATTTTTCCCTTCTTCCAGTCAGGATTTTGTGGCCATAGGCTTGGTGGCCCACATCCCATATGAGCTGATCTGAAGGGGTATTGAGCACGTAGTGCAAAGCTACCGTCAATTCCACGACGCCAAGACTTGCCCCAAAGTGACCTCCATACACAGAGACACTGTCAATGATGTATTGACGCAACTCTTCACAAATCTGGACAAGCTGATCTTTTCTAAACTGCTTGAGGTCAGCAGGAGAGTTGATCTGGGCAAGTAATTTTCCTGGTTCTATTAACATCGTGGCGTATATCGCTTCTATACAAATAACTATGACGGCAAATGAATGTTTCAATATAGCTAAAATTTAGCCAAACTTTTTATCTGCAAGTTTTCTTGCTGATTTTGAACCGTCTCATATTGAATTTTGTATTTATGTAATATCTTTGATATTCAATCTGATCGCAAAATTAAGAGAAATTTAATAGTATCCAGTGAGTTTCGAGATCAAATTACCGCTTTTTGAGGGGC
It encodes:
- a CDS encoding arylsulfatase, whose amino-acid sequence is MDAQKYALVLILSFFSLLLHSCENAATSVEGPNIILIYADDLGKGMLSHEGQKHLTTPNIDRLAAEGMRFTHATGSMLCAPARASLITGLHDCHAPGFPITNGQMYKHIGDSAHTLQQVEEMINTVLDPIPDAQVFLGQVAQEAGYVTGQFGKLEWGFSASDYQMKRHGWNQYFGYLDHNRAHGFYPPYLFENGQLVNIPGNTREDCGKTIERETQKAFEDRWDMTGKAVYSQDLFMDMVLTFIRDHKNQPFFLYFPTQLPHGPVAVPSVHPEVAASTALTQIEKEYASMVKMLDDNIGQILEELDRLQIAENTLVIFTADNGHEIYYTQEGRVLKPYTNMQTGERFDNLEDKYYSDLAGDIFNGNNGRAGMKRSNLQGGLEVPLVVRWPGKITAGSTSDLLVTNYDWLPTVAEIVGFQGDLATDGVSFLPEMIDKGQTQEHDFIVHSSFEGPTLIAKDGWKLRYFIQKDVFELYYLPDDYREAEDLSAKYPQKRKEMKALLLESCDGNFENGWYRPAVNQLDVASKWRSMH
- a CDS encoding TonB-dependent receptor gives rise to the protein MKRLLLTAALLLTGMCAMAQHHITGTVKDAETGEALIGANVILEGTGRGSTADMDGAFMIKNVPSGQYQLKVSFVGYEASIQPVDAPSTKLEVLLERNSLLTEEFIVSATRASETTPTTFSTVSKEDLAKNNLGQDMPMLLNYTPSVVTNSDAGAGIGYTGLRIRGSDQTRINVTVNGIPMNDAESHGVFWVNMPDFASSVDNIQIQRGVGTSTNGAATFGASMNIQTDTKKEEAYGEVASSFGSFNSQKYTVQVGSGLLNDRWAVDARLSQIKSDGYVDRATSDLKSYFLSGGYYGDDHVFKVNVFSGKEKTYQAWYGLPEDKLETDRTFNYYTYDNETDNYQQDHYQFIYTGKYGQNWKTHAALHYTYGRGYYEQYRAEDDFASYGLDPVVIGDETIERTDIIRRRWLDNDFFGGVFSVNYVSDDGRWDLILGGGANRYDGDHFGEIIWARVAGDTDIRDRYYDNNAVKDDRNIYAKGTYEVADRLYLFGDLQFRQIDYRFEGVNDDQRVVDGAQHYNFFNPKFGISYESGKGETWYASYAVANREPVRSDFTDNPITEIPRPERLHNVEAGIRAQKGNFSYNANFYYMGYKDQLILTGQINDVGAYIRENVDNSYRAGIELDGAVKLSPKWTLGGNIAFSSNKIDAFTEYVDDYSSEVFQQEEFTYENTDIAFSPNIVGSAMVDFQPIKDMEVSWMAKFVDDQYLDNTQNDGRKLDAFFTNDIRFAYTLRPRFLKALEFNVKVNNVFDVMYEPNGYTFSYFVQGEANREVVTENYYYPMAGTNFMAGVNVKF
- a CDS encoding alpha/beta fold hydrolase; the protein is MTATIEYTDQGHGKPVIFVHGFCETKEMWGKFIEAFSGEYRVLCPDLPGFGDSRWYDETISLEQAAEMLQDWIHDLALEKPVVIGHSLGGYAALALAELMGDELGGLGLFHSTAFADDEEKIGVRNRTLTFVKKHGVNVFVDSFVPPLFTQAHRESMKATIQKVVQIARKTTYEGLVSFTKAMRDRKDRMDVLRDFSGKKLMIAGVLDGAVKIDDSRKHQVYVDIYHELPDAGHMGMFEQEATTMQMVRDFLEW
- the dxs gene encoding 1-deoxy-D-xylulose-5-phosphate synthase codes for the protein MLIEPGKLLAQINSPADLKQFRKDQLVQICEELRQYIIDSVSVYGGHFGASLGVVELTVALHYVLNTPSDQLIWDVGHQAYGHKILTGRREKFYTNRLYKGISGFPKRKESEYDAFGVGHSSTSISAALGMAMASKYKGDGLKQHVAVIGDGSMTGGMAFEAMNHAGVSDTNMIIVLNDNCMSIDPNVGALRDYLTDITTSQTYNRFKDDLWRILGKFSKFGSSAQEVISKVEGAVKSALLNQSNLFESLNLRYFGPVDGHDVNHLVEVMHDLKKIPGPKILHCLTVKGKGYDLAEKDQTKWHAPGKFDKITGEIAKKVYDTPQPPKYQDVFGHTIVELAEENENIMGVTPAMPSGSSMNIMMKAMPDRAFDVGIAEQHAVTFSAGLATQGMKPFCNIYSTFMQRAYDQVVHDVCLQNLPVVFCLDRAGFAGADGPTHHGAYDLAYFRCIPNLVVAAPMNEEELRNMMYSASVYEGPYSIRYPRGQGVMPDWRKPMREVATGQGRIVKEGEDVAILSIGHIGNYAVEACDKLTKEGLNPAHYDMRFVKPLDEELLHEVFGKFKKVVTIEDGCLMGGFGSAILEWMMDHDYQAQIKRLGIPDEVIEHGTQLELHKECGMDPDGIVAAVKKMAAAVSANY